From the genome of Nitrospinaceae bacterium:
GGGTCTTGCAGCCGAGGCTGGTGTGAGGGCCGCAGGGCTCATCGCCGCCGGGTTGACGGCGAACAGCGAAATCCTGGACGCCACCATTGGCTACTGCGTGGCATTCTCGGGAAAGGAAAACTATCGACTCGACAAGATAACGGACCAACTCGGCGACCCCTACGTCCTCGAATCTCCGGGCAACAACCTCAAGCCCTATCCTTGCTGCATGTCGGCTCACCCCTCGATCGACGCTCTACGCGATCTGATTGACGAGGAAAATCTCTCGGCCGACAGTGTCGAGCGCATCGATCTGGCATTGATGGCGCCGAATCTGTCAAATTTAAGCTATCACAGCCCGAAAACGGGACTCCAAGGCAAATTTTCGGCCGAGTACACGCTAACAAGGATGCTCCTCGACGGCGCCCTAACTCTGAACACATTTACGGACGAGGTGGTGAACGAGCCGTTGGCGCAGGAGACGATGAAGAAAATTCACGTTCACCTGGAGGAAAACATCGAATGGGAGCAAGGAAAGGCGCGGCCCATCACCTTGACACTACAAACGACGGACGGCCGCACCCTGGTGAGGCGCGCGAACAAATCAAGGGGCAACGCTGGGTGGCCCCTTACCGAAGATGAAGTCCACGCGAAATTCAGGAATTGCGCCGGAGTGACGCTAGAGGCGGACAAAGTCGAAAAATCGA
Proteins encoded in this window:
- a CDS encoding MmgE/PrpD family protein, coding for MNATERVAKFIVETRLENIPDHVLNAAKTSIKDTVGVSLAASLEPVAKTITDYVRGISESGSATVIGKGMKTAPSCAALANGTLGHALDFDDTNWSMSGHTSVAVLPAALAQGEAQGASGRDILEAYIIGFEVAAKLGAGMHPAVYNNGWHPTSVLGTMGAAAAAAHLRGLDIKQTLLTLGCAASQASGIRSNFGTMTKPLHAGLAAEAGVRAAGLIAAGLTANSEILDATIGYCVAFSGKENYRLDKITDQLGDPYVLESPGNNLKPYPCCMSAHPSIDALRDLIDEENLSADSVERIDLALMAPNLSNLSYHSPKTGLQGKFSAEYTLTRMLLDGALTLNTFTDEVVNEPLAQETMKKIHVHLEENIEWEQGKARPITLTLQTTDGRTLVRRANKSRGNAGWPLTEDEVHAKFRNCAGVTLEADKVEKSISILSELEKLPDIRELMSLISER